In the Pseudomonadota bacterium genome, one interval contains:
- a CDS encoding triose-phosphate isomerase yields MTKYVLANWKAHKSMSEAEAWLEKFCQLYRPNPQVEVIIAP; encoded by the coding sequence ATGACAAAATATGTATTGGCAAACTGGAAGGCCCATAAATCCATGTCCGAAGCTGAAGCATGGCTTGAAAAGTTCTGTCAGTTGTATCGTCCCAATCCCCAGGTAGAAGTAATCATCGCCCCAC